One Elephas maximus indicus isolate mEleMax1 chromosome X, mEleMax1 primary haplotype, whole genome shotgun sequence DNA segment encodes these proteins:
- the AWAT1 gene encoding acyl-CoA wax alcohol acyltransferase 1, producing MPCSKQPNYFQSLTLLQWPLSYLAIFLILQPLFIYLLFTSLWPLPAFYFAWLFLDWKTPEQGGRRSAWVRNWCVWTHFRDYFPITILKTKDLPPEHNYLMGVHPHGLLTFGAFCNFCTEATDFSKIFPGITPHLATLSWFFKIPLIRDYLMAKGVCSVSQPAIDYLLSHGPGNLVGIVVGGVGEALQSVPNTTNLILQKRKGFVRTALQHGAHLVPTFTFGETEVYEQVLFPKDSWMYKFQNWFRSIFGFYFCVFYGQSFCQGTIGLLPYAQPIVTVVGEPLPVPKIEKPSQEIVDKYHALYMDAVHKLFDQHKTQYGCSETQELVFL from the exons ATGCCTTGCTCCAAGCAGCCTAATTACTTCCAGAGTCTGACGCTTCTGCAGTGGCCTTTGAGCTACCTTGCCATCT TTTTGATCTTGCAGCCGTTGTTCATTTACCTGCTGTTTACATCTTTATGGCCGCTACCAGCATTTTACTTTGCCTGGTTGTTCCTGGACTGGAAGACCCCTGAACAAG GTGGCAGGCGTTCAGCCTGGGTAAGGAACTGGTGTGTCTGGACCCACTTCCGGGACTATTTCCCCATTACG ATCCTGAAGACTAAAGACCTGCCACCTGAGCACAACTATCTCATGGGGGTGCACCCTCACGGCCTCTTGACCTTTGGTGCCTTCTGCAACTTCTGCACTGAGGCCACAGATTTCTCGAAGATCTTCCCAGGCATCACTCCTCACTTGGCTACGCTGTCCTGGTTCTTCAAGATCCCCCTTATTAGGGACTACCTCATGGCCAAAG GTGTGTGCTCTGTGAGTCAGCCAGCCATTGACTACCTGCTGAGCCATGGCCCTGGTAACCTCGTGGGCATTGTAGTGGGAGGAGTGGGAGAGGCCCTGCAAAGTGTGCCCAACACCACCAACCTCATCCTCCAGAAGCGCAAGGGGTTTGTGCGAACAGCTCTCCAGCATGG GGCTCATCTGGTTCCCACCTTCACCTTTGGAGAGACTGAGGTATATGAGCAGGTGTTATTCCCTAAGGACAGCTGGATGTACAAGTTCCAGAACTGGTTCCGCAgtatctttggtttctatttttgtGTCTTCTATGGACAAAGCTTCTGCCAAGGCACCATTGGGCTCCTGCCATACGCTCAGCCTATAGTCACTGTGG TTGGGGAGCCTCTGCCAGTGCCCAAAATTGAAAAGCCAAGCCAAGAGATAGTGGATAAATACCACGCACTCTATATGGACGCCGTGCACAAACTGTTTGACCAGCATAAAACTCAGTATGGCTGCTCAGAGACACAAGAGCTAGTTTTCCTGTGA